The Prevotella sp. oral taxon 299 str. F0039 genome has a segment encoding these proteins:
- a CDS encoding porin family protein: MKRKIKVLLVALIISSTVSAQYQVVQNRPYTDLRTFHFGVTLGTHVQDIELKNVGPQNILYPDGTTKNSNILVEQDRWDAGFHVGVLGELRLSTHFQLRVAPTMYFGTRHLILRNEQEHDIIGKMIEQRQELKTAYISTPTELIFAAKRVNNHRPYILLGFNPMINLSGKESDYIKLKRYDAFAEIGIGCDFYLPFFKLRPELKFMYSLINSIDGNHINKIKAENMIPYTHSVRDARTKMIALSFYFE, encoded by the coding sequence ATGAAAAGGAAAATTAAAGTTTTATTGGTAGCTCTTATTATTAGTTCTACTGTTTCAGCGCAATATCAGGTAGTACAAAATCGACCTTATACAGATTTAAGAACGTTCCATTTTGGTGTAACTTTAGGAACGCATGTGCAAGATATTGAGTTAAAAAATGTTGGTCCTCAAAACATTCTTTACCCCGATGGGACAACAAAAAATAGTAATATCTTGGTAGAACAGGATCGCTGGGACGCAGGTTTTCATGTCGGAGTCTTGGGCGAGTTGCGCCTCAGTACCCACTTTCAGTTGCGTGTTGCTCCTACGATGTATTTCGGAACACGACACCTTATACTAAGAAATGAACAAGAACACGACATCATAGGGAAAATGATAGAGCAAAGACAAGAACTTAAAACGGCATATATATCAACTCCTACTGAGCTAATTTTTGCAGCAAAAAGAGTGAATAATCATCGCCCTTATATCCTTTTGGGATTTAATCCTATGATTAATTTAAGTGGAAAAGAATCGGATTATATTAAGTTAAAGCGTTATGATGCTTTTGCAGAAATAGGGATAGGTTGCGATTTTTATTTGCCTTTCTTTAAGCTTCGTCCAGAATTGAAATTTATGTATAGCCTTATTAATAGCATTGATGGTAATCATATTAATAAAATAAAGGCAGAAAACATGATTCCATATACTCATTCTGTTAGGGATGCACGCACCAAAATGATAGCTTTAAGTTTTTATTTTGAATGA
- the trxA gene encoding thioredoxin: protein MEVKITNENFKEYRNGDLPLVVDLWAPWCGPCRMLGPVISELANDYDGKIVVGKCDVDENDEVAIEFGVRSIPTILFFKNGELVDKFVGAASKATLDEKFQALL from the coding sequence ATGGAAGTAAAGATTACAAACGAAAATTTTAAAGAGTATAGAAATGGTGATTTACCATTAGTTGTTGACCTTTGGGCACCCTGGTGTGGTCCTTGTAGAATGCTAGGACCAGTTATTTCTGAGTTAGCAAACGACTATGACGGCAAGATTGTTGTAGGAAAATGCGACGTTGATGAGAATGATGAGGTTGCAATTGAGTTCGGTGTACGTAGTATTCCAACAATATTGTTCTTCAAAAATGGCGAATTGGTTGACAAGTTTGTTGGTGCTGCCTCTAAAGCAACACTTGATGAAAAGTTCCAAGCATTGCTATAA
- the dnaE gene encoding DNA polymerase III subunit alpha, with product MEDFVHLHVHTYYSILDGQSNIQKLVDKAINNGMRGLAITDHGNMFGIKEFYNYCNKVNGKRKEEGLPPFKPILGCEMYVARNKKESKIKENGDMGGKHLIVLAKNFQGYKNLIKLVSRSWVDGFYMRPRTDHEDLERYHEGLIVCSACIAGEVPSKVLKGDYEGAREAARWFKRVFGDDYYLELQRHEVKDPSQRANRQTYPLQQKANKALLEIAKELDIKVVCTNDVHFIEKDDAEAHDHLICLSTNKDLNDPNRLLYTKQEWFKSKEEMNEVFGDLPEAMQNTCEILDKIELYSIDHAPIMPFYPIPEDFGTEEDLRSSISEEDLFKEFTSDENGQNPLPLEEGKKKIEKLGGIEKLYRVKFEADYLGKLAYDGAKKLYGEPLTDEVDERIKFELHIMKTMGFPGYFLIVQDFINTARNELGVMVGPGRGSAAGSVVAYCLGITKIDPIKYDLLFERFLNPDRISLPDIDTDFDDDGRGLVLEWVENKYGHENCAHIITYGTMATKNSLKDVARVERVPLDQANYLCKSIPDKLPNDLKMNLTNAVASIPELKQAEESPDEKVRNTIKYAKKLEGTVRGTGVHACGFIICRDPISDWVPISIAEDKTDPGHKLRCTQYDGHVIEDTGLIKMDFLGLKTLSILKEAVDNIQFTKGIKIDLDNIPIDDALTYELYSAGKTIGTFQFESPGMQKHLRSLQPTVFEDLIAMNALYRPGPMDYIPDFIERKKDPSKIQYDIPCMEKYLKDTYGITVYQEQVMLLARQLAGFTRGQSDTLRKAMGKKLIAQMDKLETLFYEGGVKNGHDQKVLNKIWEDWKKFASYAFNKSHATCYSWVSFQTAYLKAHYPAEYMAAVLSRNLNNITEVIKFIDECRALGIKVLGPDVNESRQKFSANKDGIIRFGLSAIKGMGDAAAQSIVEERTKNGPYKNIYDFIERVNINAVNKKALELLALSGALDGFKELKREQYLTKNIKGEPFIDLLVRYGQRYQSEQNQSQNSLFGGDDAAEIPHPTPPEWEEWSHIELLNRERDCIGIYLSAHPLDEFSMVINNLCNANCNELADNLALASKENVALGGIVTLSEARTTKKGLPCGFVTIEDFNGSGRLALFGEDWAKWQGMLQEGYPILVRGKSTQRFRNSDVYDFKVSDIKLLQTVRDTEIQKITLSIDSNDIDENLVTDIVTLAEENKGKVELCFQIIDKEHNTKLTMRSQTQGVDLTRYFMRYIEQSEQIEYHIN from the coding sequence ATGGAAGATTTCGTTCACTTACACGTACATACTTACTATTCTATTCTGGACGGACAGTCGAATATTCAGAAGTTAGTTGATAAAGCAATTAACAACGGAATGCGTGGTTTGGCAATAACAGACCACGGAAACATGTTCGGAATAAAAGAATTTTACAACTATTGTAACAAGGTAAACGGCAAGAGAAAAGAAGAGGGTCTGCCTCCTTTTAAGCCTATTCTTGGTTGTGAGATGTATGTTGCAAGAAATAAAAAGGAAAGCAAGATCAAGGAAAATGGAGACATGGGAGGTAAACACCTCATTGTTCTTGCAAAGAATTTCCAAGGGTATAAAAACCTCATTAAGTTGGTTTCACGCTCTTGGGTTGATGGTTTTTACATGCGTCCACGTACCGATCACGAAGATTTGGAACGCTATCATGAAGGATTGATTGTGTGTTCGGCATGTATTGCGGGCGAAGTTCCATCTAAAGTATTAAAAGGTGACTACGAAGGAGCCCGTGAAGCCGCACGCTGGTTCAAACGAGTTTTCGGCGATGATTATTATCTTGAGCTTCAAAGACACGAAGTAAAAGATCCAAGTCAGCGTGCTAACAGACAAACATATCCACTTCAACAAAAAGCAAACAAAGCTCTTTTGGAGATCGCAAAGGAGCTAGATATCAAGGTTGTATGCACCAATGACGTGCATTTTATAGAAAAAGATGATGCGGAAGCACACGATCATCTTATCTGTTTGTCTACCAATAAGGATTTGAACGACCCCAATCGTCTTCTATATACAAAACAAGAGTGGTTTAAATCGAAAGAAGAAATGAACGAAGTTTTTGGTGATTTGCCTGAAGCAATGCAAAACACTTGCGAGATTTTGGACAAAATTGAACTCTATTCGATCGACCATGCGCCCATTATGCCCTTCTATCCCATTCCAGAAGACTTCGGAACGGAAGAGGATTTGCGCAGTTCTATTTCTGAAGAAGACCTCTTTAAAGAGTTTACTTCTGACGAAAACGGCCAGAACCCACTACCCCTTGAGGAGGGAAAGAAGAAGATTGAGAAACTTGGAGGTATTGAAAAACTATACAGAGTTAAGTTTGAAGCCGACTATTTAGGAAAACTTGCCTATGATGGTGCAAAGAAATTATATGGCGAGCCTTTAACTGATGAGGTGGACGAGCGTATTAAGTTCGAGCTACATATCATGAAAACAATGGGTTTCCCTGGTTACTTCTTGATCGTACAAGATTTTATTAACACCGCAAGAAACGAACTTGGGGTGATGGTTGGACCAGGAAGAGGATCGGCAGCAGGCTCTGTTGTGGCATATTGTTTAGGTATTACAAAGATAGACCCCATCAAATACGATTTGCTTTTTGAGCGTTTCTTGAACCCCGATCGTATCTCTTTGCCTGATATTGATACCGACTTCGATGATGACGGCCGTGGTCTTGTGCTCGAATGGGTTGAAAATAAATACGGACACGAGAACTGTGCGCACATTATTACATACGGAACGATGGCTACTAAGAACTCTTTAAAAGACGTTGCACGTGTTGAAAGGGTTCCATTAGACCAAGCTAACTACCTATGTAAGAGCATTCCCGACAAGCTTCCCAATGACCTTAAGATGAATTTAACGAATGCTGTGGCTTCAATTCCAGAGCTTAAGCAAGCGGAAGAATCACCAGATGAGAAGGTTCGAAATACAATTAAATATGCAAAGAAGCTCGAAGGAACCGTAAGAGGAACGGGTGTGCACGCCTGTGGCTTTATTATTTGTAGAGACCCAATTAGCGATTGGGTACCCATATCTATAGCAGAAGACAAAACAGACCCTGGACATAAGTTGCGATGTACGCAATATGACGGTCATGTTATTGAAGATACAGGACTTATTAAGATGGACTTCTTGGGCTTAAAGACCCTTTCTATCTTAAAAGAAGCGGTGGATAATATTCAATTCACTAAAGGAATTAAGATCGATTTGGATAATATTCCAATCGACGATGCTTTGACTTACGAATTGTATTCAGCAGGAAAAACCATTGGAACATTTCAGTTTGAGTCGCCAGGTATGCAGAAACACTTACGTTCTTTGCAACCAACTGTGTTCGAAGACCTCATCGCAATGAACGCATTATATCGTCCAGGACCTATGGATTACATTCCAGATTTCATTGAAAGAAAGAAAGATCCGAGCAAGATTCAATACGATATTCCTTGTATGGAGAAGTATCTTAAGGATACATACGGCATCACTGTGTACCAAGAACAGGTGATGTTGCTTGCAAGACAGCTTGCAGGTTTCACACGAGGACAAAGTGATACGCTTCGAAAAGCAATGGGTAAGAAACTTATTGCACAGATGGACAAGCTCGAAACCTTGTTTTATGAGGGCGGAGTGAAGAATGGTCACGACCAAAAAGTGTTGAATAAGATTTGGGAAGACTGGAAAAAGTTTGCCTCTTATGCTTTTAATAAGAGCCACGCAACATGCTATTCGTGGGTTTCTTTTCAAACTGCATACCTAAAAGCACACTACCCTGCTGAATATATGGCAGCTGTTCTGAGTCGAAACTTGAACAATATTACCGAAGTTATTAAGTTTATAGACGAGTGTAGGGCTCTTGGTATCAAGGTTTTAGGACCTGATGTAAATGAAAGTAGACAAAAATTTAGTGCCAATAAAGACGGAATTATTCGCTTTGGACTATCTGCTATCAAGGGAATGGGCGACGCTGCTGCTCAATCTATCGTTGAAGAACGCACAAAAAATGGTCCTTATAAAAACATATACGACTTTATAGAACGTGTAAATATCAATGCGGTCAACAAAAAAGCACTTGAGCTTTTGGCTCTAAGTGGTGCACTTGACGGCTTTAAAGAATTGAAACGAGAACAATATCTCACCAAAAACATTAAGGGAGAACCATTTATCGACCTTCTAGTTCGATATGGACAACGCTATCAAAGCGAGCAAAATCAATCGCAAAACTCTCTCTTTGGCGGTGATGATGCAGCTGAAATACCTCATCCAACACCTCCTGAATGGGAAGAATGGAGCCACATTGAGCTTTTAAATAGAGAGCGAGATTGCATTGGTATCTACCTTTCTGCTCATCCACTCGACGAGTTTAGCATGGTAATTAACAACCTATGTAATGCCAATTGCAATGAACTTGCCGACAACTTGGCACTTGCTTCTAAAGAAAATGTAGCCCTTGGAGGTATCGTAACCTTATCTGAAGCAAGAACAACAAAGAAAGGTTTGCCTTGTGGCTTTGTGACTATTGAAGATTTTAACGGCTCTGGTAGACTTGCTTTGTTTGGTGAAGACTGGGCAAAATGGCAAGGAATGTTGCAAGAAGGCTACCCCATTTTGGTGAGAGGAAAGTCTACTCAAAGGTTTAGAAATAGCGATGTTTACGACTTTAAAGTAAGTGATATAAAACTATTACAAACCGTTAGAGACACTGAGATACAGAAGATTACACTAAGTATAGACAGTAATGATATCGACGAGAATCTTGTTACCGACATCGTTACACTTGCCGAGGAGAACAAAGGAAAAGTTGAATTGTGCTTTCAGATTATAGATAAGGAACACAACACAAAGCTAACGATGCGTTCACAGACACAAGGTGTGGACCTAACTCGTTATTTTATGCGTTATATTGAGCAAAGTGAACAAATAGAATATCATATAAATTAA
- a CDS encoding phosphatidylserine decarboxylase family protein, whose translation MIKKIKKLKKIKIHHEGTDTLIYSFIALATISILLWRFIDTKIPFGIFTTIGTIAYLIVLNFYRCPIRYFGEEDTEGIVVAPADGKIVVIEEVEENQYFHEKRLMVSIFMNLFNVHANWFPVDGKVKLIRHFDGNFHKAWLPKASEENEHADVLITTPEGQDILCRQIAGAMARRIVTYAREGEDCYIDEHLGFIKLGSRVDLYLPIGSEICVKMGQKTTGNQTIIAKLKS comes from the coding sequence ATGATTAAAAAGATAAAAAAGCTAAAGAAAATAAAGATACATCATGAGGGAACTGATACTCTCATCTATAGTTTTATTGCACTTGCTACTATTTCTATTTTACTTTGGCGTTTCATTGATACTAAGATTCCTTTTGGGATATTCACTACTATTGGAACAATTGCCTATCTCATTGTACTTAATTTTTATCGTTGTCCTATTCGTTATTTTGGAGAAGAGGACACAGAAGGTATCGTTGTAGCTCCTGCAGACGGCAAGATTGTTGTGATAGAAGAAGTAGAAGAAAATCAATACTTCCATGAAAAGAGACTCATGGTAAGTATCTTTATGAATCTTTTCAATGTTCATGCGAATTGGTTCCCTGTAGATGGCAAGGTAAAGCTTATTCGTCACTTCGATGGTAACTTCCATAAAGCATGGCTTCCCAAAGCAAGTGAGGAAAATGAACATGCAGATGTGTTGATAACAACACCTGAAGGACAAGACATTTTATGCCGACAAATAGCAGGAGCAATGGCTCGTCGTATTGTAACTTATGCACGAGAAGGCGAAGATTGCTATATAGATGAGCACTTAGGCTTTATTAAATTAGGCTCACGAGTAGACCTTTACCTACCAATTGGTAGTGAGATTTGTGTCAAGATGGGTCAAAAAACAACTGGAAATCAAACAATAATAGCAAAGCTTAAATCATAG
- the pssA gene encoding CDP-diacylglycerol--serine O-phosphatidyltransferase — translation MINSLKKNIPNMLTCCNLISGCIAVYFAFGAHFKEAFLFIIIGAIFDFFDGMVARLLHVSSPIGKELDSLADVVTFGVAPATMIFTELTALTSSCFATASCGSYCSMMQPILPFVAFILAAFSALRLAKFNLDERQTTSFIGLPTPANALFWSSLLVAHSTTIETFSFARQLIIALLFITSYLLVCELPMFALKFKTYAFAENKLKYGFVAFSIIVFALTGIINGFWIVIACYVALSAFVALIEKK, via the coding sequence ATGATCAATAGTTTGAAGAAGAACATACCCAACATGCTAACATGTTGCAATCTTATTTCTGGATGTATTGCCGTGTATTTTGCATTTGGAGCACATTTCAAGGAAGCTTTTTTATTTATTATCATAGGTGCAATATTCGATTTTTTTGATGGAATGGTTGCACGTTTACTTCACGTATCATCTCCAATTGGAAAAGAGTTAGATTCATTAGCAGATGTAGTTACATTTGGAGTAGCTCCTGCAACAATGATATTTACCGAATTAACAGCACTAACTTCCTCTTGTTTTGCAACCGCATCGTGTGGCTCTTACTGCTCAATGATGCAACCTATATTGCCTTTTGTGGCATTTATTTTAGCTGCTTTTTCAGCCCTTCGACTTGCAAAATTCAACTTAGACGAGCGTCAAACTACCTCATTCATTGGTCTTCCAACACCAGCAAACGCCCTCTTTTGGTCGTCGTTGCTAGTTGCTCATAGCACAACCATCGAGACATTCTCGTTCGCTCGTCAGCTTATAATAGCCCTTCTTTTCATCACTTCTTATCTATTAGTATGCGAACTGCCCATGTTTGCACTAAAGTTTAAGACCTATGCGTTTGCAGAAAACAAACTTAAATATGGCTTCGTAGCATTCTCTATCATTGTGTTCGCCCTAACAGGTATCATCAATGGCTTTTGGATAGTTATTGCTTGTTATGTTGCTCTTTCTGCATTTGTAGCATTGATAGAGAAGAAATAA
- a CDS encoding DUF4834 family protein, with protein MATFLSFIFYLFLSGLIFIGMILFILYRRVKNVTNMFNKQRHSTQQQERQRTYRSDSGETVVDYRNTQETDRKIFRKEEGEYVDYEEEK; from the coding sequence ATGGCAACTTTTTTGAGTTTTATTTTCTACTTATTTTTATCAGGACTTATCTTTATTGGAATGATTCTCTTCATTCTTTATCGCCGAGTGAAGAACGTTACCAATATGTTTAATAAGCAACGACACTCTACACAACAGCAAGAAAGACAAAGAACCTATCGTTCTGATAGTGGAGAAACAGTTGTAGACTATCGCAATACACAAGAAACCGATCGCAAAATCTTTAGAAAAGAAGAGGGCGAATATGTGGATTATGAGGAAGAGAAATAA